CTTCGTCGAATGTGATCGAagtgaaatatataaaatcatgTTTCCTTTGTTTTGGCACAGCTTGTCACGAGAAAGAAAATAGAATACACGCAACTGAGAAGAAAAGAGCGTTGGAAGAAACATTTCTAATGATCGCAGTACAagtcttttcttttttatcaaaCGTATTTGTCTATTACTACTCCGAAATAGAAGCTTCCATCCTATTCGCGGAAAATATTTGATGTTCGATAAAGCTTTTTTCATCTAAACAACATATGTACTGTTTAATCATAATGATAATTAATTAATGATAAAATAGTAATGATAACGAGATTTCGATTATCGACACGTCGTCGAGTAAGATGGCGCGCAATTGTTGTTTCTTTCAAGTTGATTTCGCGTAATTATTCATTAAATCTGCATAGGTTGGTATTATTGGTCTCGCATACAAATACATAATACAGAAACCGACATGCAAttagttttttcatttttaaaagcGGGGTATATTACAAACTTAACAATAGCGGTAGATACACCAATAAATTTATGCAATGCGTATATTACAAAActgtttctttcctttttttcattGTTTTTTTTCACTTTCTCCATTTTTTAACAAAGTTGGTTCTGTCCATGAATCTGTATTGTATCTCTTTGTTACAGAGGCGTGTAAATTATTAGTTCAATACGCTCTTTTCATTGTTGTTCGGTTGTCTATAGAAAAAAAAGTAATTATCCTGTACTAATTTACATTTTGGATGTTTCTATCGTCACAGATTAAGCTACGATTAAACTAATATACAAACAATGTAAACGGATGATTTTTCGTAAAATTAATCGTATTAAAgttttttgtttaaatttttttttaattcgcgTCTAATAATTTGTACACCTCTGCATCGTTGAATCGGTTACTCGCGGTTGCTGCTGCATACATTCTGACACGCTGGCCTGTTTAAATGtttctcgttttatttgttttcaTTCTAATACTCTAAGAATTCTCTTGTTATACATCCATTACGTGCATTCGCTTTCCTATTCGCATTGACACACCTCCGTTTTCAAAattctataccatttgtttgtTACTCGTAAAAATCAAGTCGATGGTATTAGTGGTCACATCAATAAAATCATTGTCCATAACAAACAAGTGAAATCATTATAAAgtcttatatttattatttacgtataaatattgttaaatatgtatattaaaaatttgcTACACATTCCACGATTATTTTACATAGAATTCGTTATCTCTATCCTGGTAATGACTTAAATCGATTAAGTAacgttctttttctttctttcttttttttccattTCATCGGTTGTTTTTATTAAATTGCACACGAACTCTCTCGCATCAACGAAAATAGGAAACTATATTTGGAGCGAGGCTCGATCCTGATCTTTATCGTTCTGACCTTTCCCTTTAAAGAATAGTAATCATAATAACGGTAGCAATAGtagtaagaataataatagaacacAGCGTCGACCAGGCTCGAGCCTCGAAAAATGCACGCAATAATAATCCCTATGTCCTTTGTTACAAGTTCAAAAAGTCATGCGTTCGACAAAGAGCAATGAAACGAAAGAGGAATGGCAATCGACGCTGCGCTTCTAGAAATTGAGTCACGACGTCATGGTATAAAAATCTAAACTGACCTTACTGTGTACTATAAAATAGAATCGTTTTTCCCTTTTTCCGACAAGCGGGCTCCGAGAAACTGGTTCTCGCCGCTTGTAAGATTACATGTAATGTCTAACGCGTTCGGGTTTACTTTCGTTGACGGTTTCGTGACTCGATTATCCTCGATCGTCAATCGGTCCGAACGCCTATCCGCGCGTTATCCACCCCTTTCAAGGGGGTATCAATGAACACGTTGCGTTTCTTGCGCATCTAATGCTTCGTCGATCTCTAACAAcgaccaaaaaaaaaaagaaaaaaataatatcgTTAATAACGTGACACGACAGTCTTGCGCCGACAACAGACTTCTTATGCTCAAATCAGACCTAATACAGTCCCTGTGTCAATAGCTCCCAATGGAAAATAGAATTCAACAGCGATACCCCTGTTCCCCGAAGACTATCGTTTACAATTCCGTATTAGGATACATTCAGATATACAAAGCTCCTCGATCGAGATATTACAAGCAATTTCAGCGTATACCGTGATGAGATTGTATTTCGTATTCACTCTCGGTTCAATGAATTTTTGTAACTTCATCGTCTAATCATGAAATCTGAACAATATTACCATTAGAAAAAACTTGTAACACTTcgagggagagagatagagttagagagttagagagagagagagagagagagaagccgtATATCATTGTCTATATCAATgacgactcgtgcaacagtcaTTGTTTGTGTTCCTTCGGAAAAAGAACGATCGGTATCGCACCACATGACCTCAACaaagtatacatacatatatatatataatatatatatatggtggCTCATTATTTGGACCGGAAGAACTTAACTAATACCACGGCCGGGTTTGTAATATAGCTTCGACGTGTTTTAGCTGCATCGAcatgttaaaaaatatttattgcgGCTGGAACGAATATAGTGACGGAACAAAACTCTTGAGCGTCGTACGTCGATGGCTAAGCAAACCGTATTCAGGGCGTTAATGCTTGGATCTGAGCACTGTAAGTCTACCTAATCTAGAGTTTTGCATCTAATCAGAGTTCATCAATCATCTGTAGGCAAGAGACCGCTTCTACGCAGCGAAAAACACATTTTGGTGGTCGTTACCAAACAAGATTATGGCCACGGATGAGGTATAAGATAGATTTAACACCCAACATGTTCTCAGATCTCATTCGACAATTTCATCTTGGTTATATAATACAACGGGGGATTAAACgtaatacaattaatatattgtGAATTTGATTAAAAACAACATAAACAATACGATTACCTTATTTTTAGTTCAATATGCATATCGTCTTTATGTGATTACGAATCATTTGAAATTTCGTTGTATACATTCAAGACCACTCTCTCCGGTAGAAATTGAATGTATATCCTAGCGTTACAAAGTCATCGTTTTCAAATACAAAGAGTGCAAGACTTTTTGCTTTATATACTCGTGGGGGGATCAGTTCTTCAGAGTATTCACGACACGAGAATTCTCGCAGAATGTTAGGTCTATCCTACGCCTTCGCGTTCACTTTAACAGGCCACTTGGGTCTCAAAGGAGAGGGGTCACTATACTTGTTCCATCGGCAACAAAATTCAGACGGATATCTCATAAGCGGCGTATGCTGCCGCTGTTCTGTCCTCTTTGGAACGAGAGACGCTAAGTGTCGGCAAACGATCGGGTACCATCTCCGTCCAGCCGCAGGATGGTGCGGAGACGTTGAAGCTGGGCTATACGGATATCTCATAGTTCATGTCGTAGACACTAGCTCGATCGTTGGTGGGCGTGGTGGGACGTTGAGATCGGTTGTCGTTCGGCGCGGACACCATCTCCATGGAATTGGTCATTTCAAGAGCTCGAACGAAAGACATCGGTCTGCGGCGTGTGTCGCCTGACGTGGGCGTGGTGGGCGTCACCATAGCGGCTTTCCGTTTGACTTGGGGCGATTGATGAGGTGGGAAGACCGGTACGCCGCCCCTGATCGCCGGATGATACGCCGATCTTGGTGCGTTCGCGTACAACTGTTGCGTGGGACTGGTTGGATTCGATCTGTAGTAATCGTAAGAAGGTGGCGGTCTCTGCGAGGGCGACTGGTGTGTCGTCGTTGTGTTCTGCGTCCCCGGTGGTGCCGGATAGCTGCCCGGAGAATTGTCCTTCCACATATAGACGCCGCGCTGTGGGGAACCAGCCAGCTCCCGGATGTTGTCCACGGTGTTGTTCGTCCAGGAGTACGAGTGGTCACCGCCGCCCTGGCGCACCAGCTCGCTTTCCGACAGGAAACGTCGTTGAGGACTGTAACCGGTCACCACGGTGCCGCTAGCCCCGGCAGCACCGGCATTGTTCCCCTGCTGCACATCGTAATACGTTGATGCGTCGTTTACTCCTATAAAATCTGGCCGACGAACCTGCGTCGGCGTACCCGGGTTCGATCTGCAACAAAGACATGTCGCATTGGCTTCCATCAACCTCGACTAACAACAGATCAGCTTCGATTCTTTGACTGTGTTGATACTCGAACACATGGTAGCACCTCTTAACTTGCACGCCACTCGGAGTACCAAATAAGACAAGTATACTCGACTTTCTTTTCTTGACGTTTCATCGAATTTTTTCAccttataatatcataatatttatattgtcaCATAGTTGTAATAACATAACATGACATAGAAGACACGAGTCCATCTGTCTTGTGGTCTTAGGTTTATGTAATGTCCGCAGTCAATAATTTGATCCTTTATTTTCCAAGTTCGAGATTAACCCAGGGTCATAGTATTTTGGAAGCGCGCAAGTTTAGAGGTATTATTTGAACTGACAAATACGGTACAATTAACCAACAtgagaataaaaaagaaatatttatatatatttatatatatataaatatttgtgtgtgtgtatacAACATGTTCTATTTGAAGTATCACACTCAATTATCTCCTAAACTATAGTTCGTTTCAAAAAATGTGTCAAATGAACCTTACCCTGTTTCGAAGGAGACAGCCTGTAACGGTCACAAATTTTTGCTGGGTGGACGTGTTTCCGAGATTTAAAAATGaccctgttttttttttaatggaactgTGTATTTTTTTATGTCAGCAGATAGTGCATTTCAAGGTCAATTCATTAACACGAATACGTTGATCTTTGAAGGTCGTCCAAGGTCATTTAATGTTATTTAAAGTTTACTTGTTTTTAGTATGAGTCTCGTTATATTTACATACGCAACGATAAAATACTGAAATAAGATGGAATTTTTCGAACGTTTAAtgaagatttaaaaaatgtaaaatgaaCTTGAACGATCTTCAAAGACCAAAGTACTTAGGTCAATGACATGACCCTGAAATGTACAATCCGTTaacttaaaaaaatatatacagagCCATTAAAAGAAATGAAGTTACTTTGAAATCTCAGAAGCACGTTCACCCAGCAAAAATTTGTGACCATTCTAGGATGTCTCCTTCGAAGCAAGGTAAGTTCCGTTGAACACATTTTTTGCAATAAACTGTAGTTCAGGAGATAATCAAATGCGTTACTTCAAATGGGATATCCTGTATATGCGAGTGCTTGAGCATTGTAGCCATACAAATACGGCTATGGCAATACATACAGAGAAGAGATAGATAGCTAAAGAtaaagaaagacagagagaaagagagagagagatagagaacaGCGCAACATTCCtgttataaaattagcatctaTCCAAGAAAACGTAAAaaggtatatataatatagcgaAAACCTAGcaaatatacattattaacgTAGAGACGTTTATACTTGCGTGTTGTTCGACTGATATAtgtgaatatacatatatacaaatgTGTATACagatgtatatatacatatatagattcGAGTCATGTATACTTCTCTCTTAAAGGATATATGTagatacgtatatatatatatgtaatatatgcaAGAAAGCATAACTTGAAACTACGATATGTCCTCGTAGGATGAAGTTCGTGTTTACCTGCAGTAGGTTGCAACATGATGGTAGAAAGCAGCTCCTTGCAGTTACCACCCCCTGCAGTGGGACACAAACTTATCTATATACCATATATCTTGTAATATATACATGCAGAGAAACTAATTCTCTACGATATTAAACATGATCTACGGTCGCGTAATACGGTTCCATGTTTTTCCTTTGTCTCTTTTTTGCCTTGTTTTGTTTCATTGTTTTCTCTATCGCACACGATCCTTCGTCATTCAGAAGGcgagatatatacatatataaatgtatatatatatagtggtGAGAGTTATAGGAAGAAAAGAATAAGAGCAAGAGCGAGGTGTTCGCATAAGTGAGGGAGTACAGGTAATCTGAAGTAAAACAGGCTTCACATCATATCGAGAGGTAGCAAACAGGAACATCGAATAAAAGaaaccaatatatatatatattcactcATTGTAATTGATATAGCGTGCTCGACAAATGCAATGGAACTATTTACTAGTGTGGCGCTTCCCTCTTGTTCTCTACAGATAAATAGAAACAATATTCTGTGCAACGTGAAAATGCCGCGAGGTACAATTacgaaaagttaaaaaaaaaaaaagtgagtAAAAAAAATAGTACATCTAGAAGATCAATATCCCAAAAACAACGTGTCTCAAGTCTTCACGAGTATATAACGGAGTATTTGATTATCTTTCCTTACTTTCTCAATTGTACAAGTTACTAGATTGCTTGCAGAATTTTTctcaagatatatatatatataattcaagtTCATTATGTCCGTTATAATTTTGTCTATTTGTTCTCCGATTAGGCGGCTAAGGGCGTGATAGTATACCTGCGCATAGGACTGGAAATAGCAAGAGGAGTCGGTACTCCGATAGCTTTAATCCGTTGTGTTGTTGGACTAGCACCACCCTGACCTTGACCTCTCTGAGAAGCTGTGGCAGGCGATCCGCTAGCTTCCGGTGACAATGGATCGGGCGTGTGGCTTCGAGAGCCATTTATTCCCCTATAGGTATTGACAACGTACCTTATGTGtattagaaaaaaaattagCAAACGCTTTTACCATTTGCTGCCTTGGTTTGTGTTACCTTGGCCTTGGATGGGGGCTGCCTCCAGTGTATTGCATTGGATGGCGATGTTGCATTGGCGGAGGATGCCTGGGAGACTCGCTGTTCTCCACAGGTGGCAGGAAGAAATTGCTTTTAGAACCGTGTCTTTGTAGTGGAGGAGTAGGCTCGCAATCCGCTGATTGAGATGCAGTTGGTTCCATATCTGTGTCCGACCCATCTCGTCCAGGGGACAACTGGAACCGATAAGACACACCGGCTTACTCTTACAGTACAGATGCGAACGTTCGTTATCGAATCGTTGGATTACATTTTTTGTACAGAATGCACGTCGGTCAAGGATACTGACTGAATTAATCGGGATAGGTAAGGAACGGAAGACTGACCGGCGAACACAGCTTTCCATCTTCATGAACGAGGTATTACAGATAGGAAGAATCGTTGCTTGATATTGTACTCTAAATAAATCAAGTTGTAAAATTAATAAACGGTGCATGGTAACTAGAAAACTCGTGCAAGAAATACTTTCAAAGTGCACCAAATGTGCAAACTCGCAATTCACACTGTATAGTCTATGAAAGCTTTAAAGCACTGGAAAGGTAGCGTAGCACAGAGTTTAGAGTTTCTTTCAAAGCCAAGTGAATTGCATAGCCACACACTGCTGGTAAATGTACATTGAAGAAGCATTGAAACTTCATGCTAGAGAAGATGTTATTATTTACAGTTGTTAAGTCTTCTCGTACATAGTTATCAGAAGTGTGAAGCGATGTTGCACTAGCTCTTACCTTATTGTAAGCATTTGAACTGGCATTTCTAACACCATTGCTGCTATCCATGTAGGTTTTTACCTGGTTCTCACTGCCTATAGTCGATATCTCAGATGTGCAAGCTCCGCGTCGTTTTCCTAAATACTTTTCTGGCTTAAGTAAACTAGAACACCACAGGATAAATTGATTATTCATTTTATCTACTTACATTTATGAATCATAATTAATTGTTGATACGTTACCTGGGATATTGTGGTCCAAATTGCGTGTAACAGCAATTGTGTAGACATCCACGGGAAAAGGGATTGTAGCCTCCGTCAAATTTACCCGTTACCTGTTCATTTGTCGTACGTCCTCTGGAAACAAGTACTACGTGAAAACAAGTCAGCCCAAAGATTGGAATGAATAAGAGCACAACCACTCCCATAAGTACAAATCTATAATATGCTTAAGGATCATAAGATGCAAAAACATGTCTTCGTGAGAGAACTAATATTTGAGTAGCAAAACAAGGATACGCGACAATTGTGTCTACTTCGCCCAGCTGTTGTTTCCCCTCTAATACGAAATGCAGGCAGAGTCCAAATATACTGAGCATGTGAAAACTGAGtgacaaaagaaagaaaaaaaagtatCTGTAGTTTCTCCTTCCGATGCAGTTGTTCAACCATGGACAATGATGATCGAATGTCTGAAAAGGTTAAGAGTCAATGAAATATCCATTTTAACATCTATTTTAGTATTTCTTACAAACCTCGATACACTGGTTGCAAACACTGCAATGAGAACAACGGGGAGGCCTATAGAACTTGCAGGTGAGGCACCATTTCATGCGTATTGTGATACCGTTGATTTCTACGCTTTTGTATAATGGTGCACTAAATTCATCCTCTTTATCTTCGTCAGGAGATGCTTCAAAAGAAAAATCATACATATTAACCAACCAATCATTCTTAGCAATCTTTTCTTGTAACATTCCCTGTAAAACACACACTGCAGTTATAAATTTGAAACTTTTATTACTTCCATAACTAGACATGTAAGATTGATcaacaaatacaaataaatacaaataaataaaaagcatAGATCAGACGTATACGAAAGAACTTGAATTAATTCTGATCAGGTTTCTAATACCTCGGTGCTAAAAAGATTTCGGTTACAGAGGTTCGACAGAGTTATTGTTCGTTCGCAACAAACTTACAACTGCACTACATCTTATCGAGTTAAAGTACCTTTCGGTATAACACCAGGGTCCATGAAGGTGGCTAGCGTGAAATTGGCCAGCACGATGAAGGCCAGCACTCCCTGAAGGGCAGGTACCCATGTCCCCCATCGGAACACATAATACTGGCATCTGTAAAACCCAAGTGTAATTGACAAGAAcaaaagtcatgtatatcaacaGAGACCGCAGAGAAATTTGTCGTATGAAAACAGGATAGCAAACCGTTGCGGCCTCTCACGAGAGGACTACGGACGTGTGGTGCAAGAGACTTACGGGAAACAGAAGAATAATGTGGTGGTGCTGAGTAGAACTGTCCAAGCGCAAGTAGCTGGTAGAAACTTCGCCCTCACACCGCATATCGGCATTCTGCACACTCCACTTTGTGGTCGAcgattaacgaattattaatggGTGAGATTTCTGCTAGCAGAAAACATGGCCGCGTCCATCAGCACTGCTTATTTGCGAGTCCCGCGGTCCGTAGTTAGCACAGACTTCCATTCTTGACACGCTCGAACATCCGTAGCATCTTGATAATCGGTCTTCGTCTATTAAGCGCGCGTCACTCCGGCAAAAACATCCGTAACGTGATTAATGTTTAAACGCTTCAGCACGTACGATCCGCGAACACACTACCTTGCtgacatacatatatatgcatACCAATGTATACATAACGTATACGTCTGTCTCGCTTCCTATCCTTTTCTCCCTCATTGTGTGAAAGATGTCGGTACATAtgtatacgtacatacatatatacatattgtgcACGATGGCTAGCCgaacccccctcccccccaacGTAGGCGTTCCGCAAACCTACCCAACGAGACCGTGCACTAGACTAGACCACAGAGCATTCTTTCAGAAATGCAACTGTTGTCGGAATCTTTGATGCACGACATCTCGACATTTTTAACATAAGCTTGCTACAAGCAGTAATTCAGTTGTATTTCAAATTGATATTTCCTTCCCTTTTTCTGGTCTACTGAATCGGGGAGGAGAAAGACACCGCAGGCGAAAACTTTAAAACGATCAAACGTATAGTTCTGAAGCTACGTTCATAGTGTACCGACAAACTTGTGTACGCATGGGCGTTCGAGAAACCCCAAAGTTCCGTCTCTAGTATCTACAATCTGTGATTTAAACTTTAAAGTAAAATTTAAAGCACAGATTAATATTTTCTCTCGAAAATTATTTTGTGTTCTCCATTGGATACTCGCACAGTTTTGCAAATTTTGAATGTTTTGCGATCGCGTTTACTAACCGCTAAACAATTCTCccaataaaaatttctttaccAACGATCCTTGCCGAAGCGCTTTGAAACATTCGAATTTTTCGCGCGTTGCTCGCGAAACGTTCAGTTGGCAGTTGTGGTAGACAAGCCTCCTCGTACTCGATCGAAAACGTTCGAATGTCGAAGGCACAGAACAACGTATGCTTTTAAAACTCTGTAATATATTGCACCGAGAGGAAATTTATTTAGAATGAAGTCGTCGCAATGATTGGAATTCCATAAACGAAATGTACGATGGACGTTGATTTAGGCAAGCATTTCTTTAGGAAACGGAATAGGCACcggaatatttattgtacagagCGTCAAAAAGGTATCGAACTCATTATTTAACGATGTTTAGTAAATTATCCGTTGTTCTTGTATCGATTAAGAGTAATAATCAATCGTGTAAATTTCGACAAAACATTCGTGCTCTTAGGTCAAACAAAAAGTTTACATAACGAAGCTTGCCGATGCACAGCATGACTTTACTTTTTATTTGCGAATGGACGACGTGGGTGGTGAAGCGTCCTTCGTACCGAAGAATGCGTTACGAGCCGTGAGCAATGAAATTAACTAATTGAGCCCCGATGCTACGAACGATACCGTTCGGCCGCTGTCCAGATTCGCGTGTGCTGCGAAATATGAACCATCAAGGAATACTTTGTCGATCTGAGATAGTTCGCGGTATCGATGGAATTGTTGCCTCTAATTCCCGCGGCTCGTTAACTCGTTGGCCTCTTGCCATACTTCCTAATATAGTGCGCCTGCGACGCCCTATCATCACGGCCTTTTTACCCGCCGTTACAAAATTTCATCTCTTATAGGTTAATGatactataatattacaataactataatattataattttatattatatactataatattatagtattatattatatactataatattatagtattatattatatactataatattataatattatattatgtactataatattataatatattatgtattataatataataatattataatatattatgtattataatattataattttatattatatactataatattacaaaaatagcATTATGGATAGTGTGGGCTCAAATTCCTAATGATAAAAGATAATGAATTGGTTTCTGCTATAAGGAGGACAGTTAACGTAGAACAATAATGTTCCAAAGAAGATGCTTGAATTGTTCAATAAATTGTTGGAGGTTGCCACATTTGTCAGTCCATTCGAAGCAGACAGCATCGAACGATGTCGTTAATCTCTTCAAGATACACATGTACGAATATAGTAGTCAGTTCTTTATTTCGCATAAGTTCTACTCTTTTGTACAAAATATGGCAATGATTCTACAACTGCAAACAATTCAGAAAATACCGGTTACATTTGTTgagttataaaaatgtttcttccGCGTCCTGATTGGCCGTCGACTTGCTGCTGTTTAACGACCGACCAATTGCTGAGCAGCAGCCGGGAGGGTGGGGGCGTGGAATTGCAGTTATAGAGTGGAGAAAATGTGTATGCATTCGAACGAGAACTATAATCATCTCTATTCCTAGGAAATTCGTTCTTGAAGAGGTTAATGTTCTAACGCGCAGCATAATGACGCCGACAATAATaaggataatttatttatagaaCGGAGAATATATGAACGAAGGGCGAAACTTCGAGAGATCCGCTGGTTCAACATCGGGCAGCATCCGCATACCTCTTTAACGAGTCGTCTTCCGAATCTTGCCAAGCGACCGCTGATTTTCAAGCGCTTGGCATCGAAGCGTAATTGCCTTTGCACGCTCCACCCGTCGTTGTCACTTCCCCGCCCGAAGATGTATGTATATAGGGAACGAAGGAAACGGAGGAGACGTAGAGCAGGAGGACCGCGCGGACAACATGCCACAACGACGATGACCACAGCAACGATGACGAGGGAGGATGCGCTGGCAACGAAAATATTTCGGACTGAATAAATTCACTCACTACTTCACAACTTATCCGTTGGCCGTTCTTCACACGCGTTGCCGCGCCGTTTCGAAACAGGGATCGCCTGAATGAAAACTGAACGGCCTACACCGCTCCGAGATCTTGACACTCGAAACGAAGATCTTGCACCGATTCACGGCTGATTGATTACTCTCCCCATTATTTCTAGACAGGGCGCGTTAGTCCCGAGAGTATTATCTATCGATACGCCACACGATACCTAGTAGATAATGCGGAGTTAATCATGAAATTGTCGGACGAATCGTGCGAATCGCCTGGCGGATGCAAGCTTCATTAAAAATTCCAATTCGTTTATGGGAATAATATGAGAATTTTTTAGTTGCTGTTCACTGTTCAGTAATTTCCGCGTTAATATCCCCTGACGAGACGCTCCGGCTtcgtaaaaattataataataacttgCGTCATCCAGCGAAATAAGTTGTGCAGCTTGTTATCTGCCAGTCGCGTCGTCACTTCACCACGAAAATTATAATTGATGCGtacgcgacgccgcgccggttcCGACATTCTTGTGACATTCGCGAGGTTAACGAGTTAATCGGTGTATCGAGCACATTTATGTCTTAGACTAAGATTTGATCTTCGTCTAGAAATCTATTTTTTCCCGGGATGTACTTGAAATTGCGAGGAAATAATACATGTGTACCATCACACACGGTGTCTGGAGAACCGCGTGACTCGTTGATGAATCGTTCGGAAAGAGACCGAGGACTCGTTATATTTTTATCGGACCCTACTTCGGGGGTCTGGCCAGGTGGAACGCTTGTTGTAATACTTCGCAGATCGTGGTGGGCGGACGCATCCGAGAACGACGTCGTGTCCGAAAATTCCGCGTAGATCCATGTTGTTATCGCGCAACAATTTATAACCATTTGCGTTTGGCGGATGGATGGATTTATATACGCAGGCcttcgaaataagacttccgtTTTGCGCCGCCGCACGATGGGGCGGAATCGACATCCATCGGATATCGATTTCTGTTCCTTCTTATATCGAAGATTCTGTTCGTTTACAGCTGTTTTCGCCTTCGAATCTCGCGAGCGAGCGTTACATCTGGTTACATTGCTTAACGGAATATTCATTTAATTATCTGCTCGGCGCATATACGTCTACGCATCCACAGCGCAATGTCCAATTATCGCACGTTTGATTGAAGCATTTCAAATGGAACCGAGGCTACACGCTTTCAATCGTCGCGAGATCATTTTGTCCTACTGTGCACCGTCTGCCAAAAACCTGCCAGGTCAGCTTTTCCGATCTTAACGAATTTATGAATGAACGCGATTTACATCGAATCACAGTCCTCCGCGTTTGATTCATGCCTAATATTAAACGCTCGGCGGCACACGAGAGATGGTCGATCACGGAATTAAGAGATAGCCGGCCGCTTATTCGATTCTAATTTCGATTCTACGAGACGTGTCGTACCAGAATGTCGGAAATAAATCTGAAACAGTTGTCATATACCGGCCGCGTCGACAAAGTAACCGCTACGCTTTGTCAGAGCCGGGACGCCGACGCTTCTCGCGTTGGATTGAAATTAATATGGCGCGAGTAATTTTGGACGGCGAAACGCTTCGTTAATTATTTCGAATGACGTGGGCCCGGTCGGGTAGCGAACGGTAAAAGAAACAAGATCGAAGATACACCGCTTTGATTTCGTTCTCCAAAGACTATAGGAAAATGTTCGTACTTAATCGCATGTACACTATATACGTATACTATATTAATTCTTCGTTGCTCTTTGTATCCATATGA
The window above is part of the Megalopta genalis isolate 19385.01 chromosome 2, iyMegGena1_principal, whole genome shotgun sequence genome. Proteins encoded here:
- the Zdhhc8 gene encoding zinc finger DHHC-type containing 8 isoform X2 — encoded protein: MPICGVRAKFLPATCAWTVLLSTTTLFFCFPCQYYVFRWGTWVPALQGVLAFIVLANFTLATFMDPGVIPKASPDEDKEDEFSAPLYKSVEINGITIRMKWCLTCKFYRPPRCSHCSVCNQCIETFDHHCPWLNNCIGRRNYRYFFFFLLSLSFHMLSIFGLCLHFVLEGKQQLGEVDTIVAFVLMGVVVLLFIPIFGLTCFHVVLVSRGRTTNEQVTGKFDGGYNPFSRGCLHNCCYTQFGPQYPSLLKPEKYLGKRRGACTSEISTIGSENQVKTYMDSSNGVRNASSNAYNKLSPGRDGSDTDMEPTASQSADCEPTPPLQRHGSKSNFFLPPVENSESPRHPPPMQHRHPMQYTGGSPHPRPRGINGSRSHTPDPLSPEASGSPATASQRGQGQGGASPTTQRIKAIGVPTPLAISSPMRRSNPGTPTQVRRPDFIGVNDASTYYDVQQGNNAGAAGASGTVVTGYSPQRRFLSESELVRQGGGDHSYSWTNNTVDNIRELAGSPQRGVYMWKDNSPGSYPAPPGTQNTTTTHQSPSQRPPPSYDYYRSNPTSPTQQLYANAPRSAYHPAIRGGVPVFPPHQSPQVKRKAAMVTPTTPTSGDTRRRPMSFVRALEMTNSMEMVSAPNDNRSQRPTTPTNDRASVYDMNYEISV
- the Zdhhc8 gene encoding zinc finger DHHC-type containing 8 isoform X1 is translated as MPICGVRAKFLPATCAWTVLLSTTTLFFCFPCQYYVFRWGTWVPALQGVLAFIVLANFTLATFMDPGVIPKASPDEDKEDEFSAPLYKSVEINGITIRMKWCLTCKFYRPPRCSHCSVCNQCIETFDHHCPWLNNCIGRRNYRYFFFFLLSLSFHMLSIFGLCLHFVLEGKQQLGEVDTIVAFVLMGVVVLLFIPIFGLTCFHVVLVSRGRTTNEQVTGKFDGGYNPFSRGCLHNCCYTQFGPQYPSLLKPEKYLGKRRGACTSEISTIGSENQVKTYMDSSNGVRNASSNAYNKLSPGRDGSDTDMEPTASQSADCEPTPPLQRHGSKSNFFLPPVENSESPRHPPPMQHRHPMQYTGGSPHPRPRYVVNTYRGINGSRSHTPDPLSPEASGSPATASQRGQGQGGASPTTQRIKAIGVPTPLAISSPMRRSNPGTPTQVRRPDFIGVNDASTYYDVQQGNNAGAAGASGTVVTGYSPQRRFLSESELVRQGGGDHSYSWTNNTVDNIRELAGSPQRGVYMWKDNSPGSYPAPPGTQNTTTTHQSPSQRPPPSYDYYRSNPTSPTQQLYANAPRSAYHPAIRGGVPVFPPHQSPQVKRKAAMVTPTTPTSGDTRRRPMSFVRALEMTNSMEMVSAPNDNRSQRPTTPTNDRASVYDMNYEISV
- the Zdhhc8 gene encoding zinc finger DHHC-type containing 8 isoform X3, which translates into the protein MPICGVRAKFLPATCAWTVLLSTTTLFFCFPCQYYVFRWGTWVPALQGVLAFIVLANFTLATFMDPGVIPKASPDEDKEDEFSAPLYKSVEINGITIRMKWCLTCKFYRPPRCSHCSVCNQCIETFDHHCPWLNNCIGRRNYRYFFFFLLSLSFHMLSIFGLCLHFVLEGKQQLGEVDTIVAFVLMGVVVLLFIPIFGLTCFHVVLVSRGRTTNEQVTGKFDGGYNPFSRGCLHNCCYTQFGPQYPSLLKPEKYLGKRRGACTSEISTIGSENQLSPGRDGSDTDMEPTASQSADCEPTPPLQRHGSKSNFFLPPVENSESPRHPPPMQHRHPMQYTGGSPHPRPRYVVNTYRGINGSRSHTPDPLSPEASGSPATASQRGQGQGGASPTTQRIKAIGVPTPLAISSPMRRSNPGTPTQVRRPDFIGVNDASTYYDVQQGNNAGAAGASGTVVTGYSPQRRFLSESELVRQGGGDHSYSWTNNTVDNIRELAGSPQRGVYMWKDNSPGSYPAPPGTQNTTTTHQSPSQRPPPSYDYYRSNPTSPTQQLYANAPRSAYHPAIRGGVPVFPPHQSPQVKRKAAMVTPTTPTSGDTRRRPMSFVRALEMTNSMEMVSAPNDNRSQRPTTPTNDRASVYDMNYEISV